The genome window aactaacttgaataagtcaatgaaATCACCAAGAGTCGATCTAGGCTAATCAAGTTTAATTTAGTTCAATTAATATTTGAGCTCAAAtctaacaataatattgggctagattgagccaaccCATCTATTGGTcatatgtattatatatgattGGACATGCATTATACAAAGTTGGCCCAACTTTGACCCATGGATTGGTCATATGCGTCGCATATGATCGCCTATGATGGTTGGgttgggttagcctacgggcaaTTTTAATCCAATTAATATCTAAtttcatatcataatatatattcattaacaatataaacaaaaacataataacacattaaaagatagataaactttaatataaagaaataacattctaaatttgaatAGAAATCCTAACATACTAAAAGATAGACtaggagataagctttaatacaaagaaataatcttttaaattcaaatagaaattatgctttcatgtatatttttaatatattctagtcaaataaattttaaatcattcagaatagcacattttaaatttcagatcaaagaatatcaaaaaaattagataacatattttaatctaataaaaattttaatccagataagattaaagataaattgtAAAGCTAGAAAATAttagataaaacatataaatttttaacatatttaaatcaaaaataaaaatcttgattAGAGGTCAAAGAATATtgtaaaaattttaattgattgactttaatgcaataataaaaattttgatatttaaaaaattgataaatattttttgtactacaaaactttcaatatttaaataatcaaataaaaataatttttttttatttttaagaaaggtagggaaacttaCTTCTCGTCAGCATGGTGTAACTTCTCATTCCAGCTCGGCTAAGTGAGGAATGAATGAGAGAAATCCTTCCCCTTATATAGGAGGAGGTGAGTCTCTATTAAAGaaaatctatttttatttttatatttatttaatataaattatttttatttaatatactaacaatatgatatcatcttatttagaatacttaatagttattttttaaattcgtattaaaaatagattaagatttcttaaattataaagaaattcatgaatGCTGCTTGCCATGATACAAGGAGCCTCTTTGATCTCTAAGCACAGAGCAAGCAAGTCTATGGGAGGGTAGCATGTTTCATTAATTATCTAGGCATTCTTTTTCTGTATGTGTGCATGCATTTTGCAGTTTTGTATTATTTCTATGTTGGCGCTGAAATAATTTACCTCCAACTGTAAGGTGACAGCATCCAAGTTTTGTACAATTATTTTACCCAAACATTGTTCTTGGAGGAGAACTAGAGGACAAATTATTATGCACAGCTGAAACCCAGTCTGATCAGattgatctttaaaaaaaaaaaagaaatatagcatatttaaatttatttacctTTTATGCAATTTTAGATCAGAGCAATATAACATAATTTATTTACCAAGCATATCTATGCATACAAGTTCAGGGTTCCTGTTGCTTCCAAGGGAATCTAACAagctaaaaaatatttatttctgtTTTTCTTCTACATAGAGGggtaaatataaacaaaaatctCAAACTTTGGTGGGATATGTTTGTgcaacttttcttttctttatttgatCACTTAAGGGGGGCTATCTCggattaaaaaaagaaattaaatgaTGTCTTGTTTAAGTACATCATCAAATTACTTTTTTTCTTTATCCTTAAACCTCAAGCAGTGATGGATAAAGTACTGACAGGGAGACGTGATACTCGggtaattctttttctttttttcttgttatatttTTTCTTCCGTATATATTGTTTTGAAGTCAGACAACCCTTTCTGGAAGCATTTTAGGTCACCATCtattgatataaattttttaaacaaatGGAATTGGATATTCTGACCGTAACCTATATGTTTCACTTGGATGTAGCCAGCGGTAAAAGGCCAAGAAGATTTAATTAATTGCAGAAAATGTTTAGGTGGCGGACTTTACCCCTTTGTTCTTGATAATTAATTGCAGATACCACCAGGAGGAGATAAAAGATTTTACAAGGACCGGCTTTTTTACTTGAGTACCTGATTGTTCACTTCCACCTAAACATTTATATGTTTTTGCGAGCAGCGGGGCTATTAGGATTGTTGATGTTGTGACTGGGTGAAGATAACTGTCCAGAGGACTGTAAGTTCATGCAACTAATTTTAATCAGCTTTTATTATTATTGTCTCAGATTCAAGAATTCCTTGCAGATAGAAAGAACCATTTTGATTCTCGCGAGTACTTGGGAGTCTAATTGTTGTTTCTTCAGGAGGAATTCCTGGACTCCTGCGTACATTATGGATCATCGTTTATGGATCCTTTTTTTGCAGAATGTTTTGTTATCCAATTGGGTAAACCTCATCAAAAAGGACATTACTATTGACATGAGAGGCGCAGCTGATGGCATATTTGCTTCGGTTCCTCTATGGACCAAGTTATGTGCATGTCATATTGCCTTTTGTGTTGTCAAAATCCCATTTTGTCAATTTTATGATTCAAGATTGTGACGCGAAATCGTAAAACGAACTGCGGTAAGCCTGCAGagcacattctctctctctctctctctctctcctttgacGATGCTTGGAGTTTTATTTCTTTTCTCGAGTACAGTGTCATGCAAACTCGAAACTCATTTGCCTCTTCTCTTCTACAGCACCTgaaaaccaaaaataaaaaaaaggaaatatgATCATACATACATATAGATGCTATATCAAAAGCATACTGATTCTGGTTCAAACAATAAAAGATATCTATTGACAGGTAAATTTGATCAATCACCTCAAAGCATGGAATACATACATATAGATGCTGTTGCAATAAACCCGTTCTGAATTCTACGTCTTCTATTTACTTCTCggataaaaccaaagttttaaccaAAGTCCGAAAATCAATTTTGCACATAGAAATTAAGCACGATTCAGAGGGCACCAAAATTCCAAGCATCAAAAAGAATGTAGACGGTAATGCTCTAACCTACTACTACACACTGGTCTGCGTTTGTAGCCCTGAAGGATCTGCTACTGATTAATGGCATAAAAGCAGTAACTTAATTTCTTTCTACACAGAGCAATTTGCATAAAAGCAAATACACAACAATTAAATCTTTTCAGGAGTTCTGGTCATCCACAATTGTTGCCGCCAATCAATCATATGATTCCATGAAACAAGAGATAACGTTTCAGTATTCCTATTTCATGCCTCCTATATGATCAAGCAGCATAATAAGTGTTTAACTCTTATTCTTTAAGAACGAAATAAAAAATAGAACCagataagttatttatcattcacCGTTAACGGGCAGACAATGTCCCTGAAAGTGGAACTATACCGATCACCAACCTTGTAACTCTCATCAGATTGGTATCCCAGCAAGGAATCACTTAAGCAAAGCTTATTATAATTTGGTAACGATAAAGTCATTTTTCTCTCATGATCAACTTGACTCCAGATTTCACCATCACCAACACGTGCGATCATGTGGTGAGCACCTACAATGAATGGGAAGTAAAGTTCTTTCTCTGAGAACTTGTTTGCTTTCCCGGCCATAAATCTGTAGTTTCAGCTACTTGTATGAAGTAAAAACAGAAAACATGGTCCTACCAGTTCTCTGATTCAGAGACTTCATTTATGTGCTTAATATGCCAGAACGCTCCACATAATCCTTAACAAGCGAAGCATCAGGAAATCATCGAGCTACGATAAGAAACGTTGTCAATATGCTACTGCTGCAAATTTTTTTTCATTCACTAGTATTACcaacaactaaaaaagaaaaaggaaaagaattaaagAAGATGCATCACTATTGTGCCAAGCATATACACTTCCGAGTAAAACCTGCACTGACTCGAACAAGATCACTTAACATGAGAAGAATGATTACATACCTCTGTATCATGTTCATCGAGGGGATACAGAGCTGCATCAGCTTCACAAAGAAGGGTCATCTGGAAACATGACATTGCAAACAAATAGAGGAGCTGAGGCGTGTTAGCCCCTTCTCGCATATGAAAGAGAAAAATAAGAATGCAATTAATCTCAATCCACAAGGTAAGCAGCTGTAGAAAACCAACATTCAAAAAGAAAcgaagaaaaagacagaaataaTATGCTAAAAGCAGTGACGGCGACCTGTCCGTTCGGTAAACGCCTACGGACCTGAAGCATTCATGAGCATCGCAAAGCAAGAAAGCGCATACAGCCAAAGAACGTGTGGGGGAAAGATCCACGCCGTTCCATGCCAGTTGTGAAAGCAAAATGTCCGGATTCCCCGTTCCTAAAAGCTCTCGCCACTTCTGGTTCAAGAAATGGTCCATCGTCCCAAGAACTCGGTTCCATCGGTCGATCTAGTTCACGAAATGATGCGTCCGATTCCGTCATACCAAACAAGTACGCTCTCCTCAAGGTACACCACCGGGATCATGATCACCGCAAAGCAAGAAAGCGCATATAGACCAAAAACAGAACATCAATCAGAAAATAGCGAAAGGTCCGGTTTCCCCGTGACCAGAAGATGTCGCCCTTGTTGACGAGGACCAAATCTAGTTGAAGAAACGGTGCGCATCGTCCCAGGAACTCGATTCTATCGGTCAACCCAGTTCAAGAAACGATACGCCATCACAAGAAAGATTCCATCAGACGAGCTAGCAGAAAGACAACAAGTTAATGGCGTCTCAAAGAGAGGATAAGAAAGGAAGGCGAACCGAGGCGGAGGCTTCACGGGGCGCGATCCACCTTTAGGGCTTTGCATCGCCTCCATCCCTTGTCCTCTTCTCCCTTCTCGGTGATGTCGGCGTGGGTGCGAGGGAGAAAGGAAGCCACGAAGAGAGAAGGCGAAGAATGGACGGAGAGATCGCgaaggcaagagagagagagagagagaggttttagGGCATAAACAGAGAAGAATCGGCTCGTCGGCTTTCTCTGCGTTGCTGCGAGGTTTCTTGGAGACTTACGAAACGGGATTTAAATAGCTTCTCTCGAAGGCGTCTgatggaggaggcggaggaggaggatcgAGTCCCATGATGCGAGCGCGACGACCGTACGATACGGAGCGACGCTTCTTACAAATGACCCCGGCTTCTTGTTGATTCGTGCGTTGCATCTTGACTGTacgactattattattattatgcacaaatatcatctaaaaataatttttgaaacagAAATCTTAGCAAACGGGACATTTTTCTTGACATATTAGTCCACCATAAATATCAAAATCATAGATGATTCAGTTTACCGTCCATAAGTAAACACGAACGGAATCGTCACTAGATGGTCTTACCACCGGTGTTGGACAGCAGCGAAGCTGCAGCGGCTGCAGCGGTAGGAACGATACCGGTCGAAACGCCGGGTTTTGAGAGATGCAAAAGCCTGTAGTGCAACACATCTCAGTTAATAAGCATCTCCAGACAGACAGAGACAGACAGCCGCGTAGCAGATTTACTTACGGAGCCAAATATTCGCAGAAGGAAGAAACAGCAGCACCCACTTCATTGTAATTGTCCCCAGCGGTAGGCGCTGTAATTTCAACCATTTGGATTCCAGGAGTGACGGGCACAGCCTCGTCTGTCGCGTGAAGCTTCGGCATTTTGTTGGCAGAGGTCACGGTGACGGTGATCGGCGCACCTCGCTGGAAACGGAAGGCGAAGCCTATCTTGAGGAGCTCGTGGTCCAGCTTGTAGCCAAGCGAATAGAAGAAGCGCAGCGCGTTGTTGCTCACTTTGCTTTCCACCATGGTTCGAACTAAAACTGAGATTTGCTCGGCGCCAGCACCTCTCATGGCGCCCCCAACATGGCGCACGGTCCTACATCGAGGCCAAATTTGAGTCATCATAAGAAGACAGTGTGCGGTGGCAAAAAGTTTAGGGCAGAGGCATACCAAGACGGAGTGGGCTGAGCTAAATCACACAAGAGGCGGATCTCAGAGGGCACGGCTGCAACAAATGAGGCAGAAAGGCAGGTTCTTTTGAGTGGTCAATCATGACGATGCAGACAGAGTTCAGTGCCACGATTTACTCACCAAGGCTCGGTCCACTTTTTAGACACAGCTCATGAACTCTAATGCGTTCCTTTGGAACTCCACAAAGGCCCTGAAGAAGAATCTCGAGG of Musa acuminata AAA Group cultivar baxijiao chromosome BXJ1-7, Cavendish_Baxijiao_AAA, whole genome shotgun sequence contains these proteins:
- the LOC103990459 gene encoding mediator of RNA polymerase II transcription subunit 18 isoform X4 — translated: MECVVQGIIETQHVEALEILLQGLCGVPKERIRVHELCLKSGPSLAVPSEIRLLCDLAQPTPSWTVRHVGGAMRGAGAEQISVLVRTMVESKVSNNALRFFYSLGYKLDHELLKIGFAFRFQRGAPITVTVTSANKMPKLHATDEAVPVTPGIQMVEITAPTAGDNYNEVGAAVSSFCEYLAPLLHLSKPGVSTGIVPTAAAAAASLLSNTGDDPSL
- the LOC103990459 gene encoding mediator of RNA polymerase II transcription subunit 18 isoform X1 encodes the protein MECVVQGIIETQHVEALEILLQGLCGVPKERIRVHELCLKSGPSLAVPSEIRLLCDLAQPTPSWTVRHVGGAMRGAGAEQISVLVRTMVESKVSNNALRFFYSLGYKLDHELLKIGFAFRFQRGAPITVTVTSANKMPKLHATDEAVPVTPGIQMVEITAPTAGDNYNEVGAAVSSFCEYLAPLLHLSKPGVSTGIVPTAAAAAASLLSNTGGANTPQLLYLFAMSCFQMTLLCEADAALYPLDEHDTEVL
- the LOC103990459 gene encoding mediator of RNA polymerase II transcription subunit 18 isoform X5 — protein: MECVVQGIIETQHVEALEILLQGLCGVPKERIRVHELCLKSGPSLAVPSEIRLLCDLAQPTPSWTVRHVGGAMRGAGAEQISVLVRTMVESKVSNNALRFFYSLGYKLDHELLKIGFAFRFQRGAPITVTVTSANKMPKLHATDEAVPVTPGIQMVEITAPTAGDNYNEVGAAVSSFCEYLAPLLHLSKPGVSTGIVPTAAAAAASLLSNTGGKTI
- the LOC103990459 gene encoding mediator of RNA polymerase II transcription subunit 18 isoform X2 — its product is MECVVQGIIETQHVEALEILLQGLCGVPKERIRVHELCLKSGPSLAVPSEIRLLCDLAQPTPSWTVRHVGGAMRGAGAEQISVLVRTMVESKVSNNALRFFYSLGYKLDHELLKIGFAFRFQRGAPITVTVTSANKMPKLHATDEAVPVTPGIQMVEITAPTAGDNYNEVGAAVSSFCEYLAPLLHLSKPGVSTGIVPTAAAAAASLLSNTGAPLFVCNVMFPDDPSL
- the LOC103990459 gene encoding mediator of RNA polymerase II transcription subunit 18 isoform X3; translation: MECVVQGIIETQHVEALEILLQGLCGVPKERIRVHELCLKSGPSLAVPSEIRLLCDLAQPTPSWTVRHVGGAMRGAGAEQISVLVRTMVESKVSNNALRFFYSLGYKLDHELLKIGFAFRFQRGAPITVTVTSANKMPKLHATDEAVPVTPGIQMVEITAPTAGDNYNEVGAAVSSFCEYLAPLLHLSKPGVSTGIVPTAAAAAASLLSNTGGAVEEKRQMSFEFA